The Narcine bancroftii isolate sNarBan1 chromosome 6, sNarBan1.hap1, whole genome shotgun sequence genome window below encodes:
- the cdc42ep3 gene encoding cdc42 effector protein 3, giving the protein MPAKTPIYLKTTNNKRGKKFKLRDILSPDMISPPLGDFRHTIHIGNGGEHDVFGDISFLQGKYDLLPGHQGKSKFGQCGGHNEFSRANSTPNPTFADASSPVLKNAISLPSIGGCQALNLPLLTSVTFVTKRDFSTHPKLPRFHTAAGEDELRENGKGIMEVTGETKDSKVLQCNEQSTNRSCSFTGKTLDCKTVEDDSTLYPGQNGVMRTTNPAEDSLLNLTSSFLSLQLDLGPSILDDVLNVMDRKSQLEVK; this is encoded by the coding sequence ATGCCGGCCAAAACACCCATCTACCTGAAAACAACCAACAACAAGAGAGGCAAGAAGTTTAAGCTGAGGGACATTTTGTCCCCGGACATGATAAGCCCCCCGCTTGGAGACTTCCGACACACTATTCACATTGGTAATGGAGGGGAGCATGATGTGTTTGgcgacatttcattccttcaagGCAAGTACGATCTCTTGCCTGGACACCAGGGCAAGTCAAAGTTCGGACAGTGCGGTGGTCACAATGAGTTTTCCCGGGCAAACAGCACGCCGAACCCTACCTTTGCCGACGCTTCCTCGCCAGTGCTAAAAAATGCCATATCACTCCCCAGCATTGGTGGCTGCCAAGCCCTCAACCTACCCCTGCTCACCTCGGTGACCTTTGTCACAAAGCGGGATTTCTCAACCCATCCCAAGCTCCCACGGTTCCACACGGCCGCTGGTGAAGATGAGCTGCGGGAAAACGGGAAGGGCATCATGGAAGTAACAGGGGAAACAAAGGATTCAAAGGTCTTGCAGTGCAATGAACAGAGCACCAATCGCTCCTGTAGCTTTACTGGGAAAACTTTGGATTGTAAAACTGTGGAAGATGATTCCACTCTCTACCCTGGGCAAAATGGAGTTATGAGAACAACCAATCCTGCAGAAGACTCTCTCCTCAACCTCACTAGCTCCTTCCTTTCACTTCAGCTGGATCTAGGCCCTTCTATTTTGGATGACGTCCTCAACGTTATGGACAGAAAGTCCCAGCTGGAGGTTAAGTAA